In one window of Branchiostoma lanceolatum isolate klBraLanc5 chromosome 15, klBraLanc5.hap2, whole genome shotgun sequence DNA:
- the LOC136449289 gene encoding cytochrome P450 2U1-like — protein sequence MAAAVFRWISESVPEILQISGLTLQSFFVFLAAFLLAYFLLKRPRNLPPYPAGRVPVLGHLLALGRAPHLKLAAWRRQYGDVFTVRMGMEDVVVLNGYTAVKDALVDRSELFASRPPNYLFDVAAGFGKDVVGARWGTEFKQKKKFATAALRNLGMKVGTGSFEENIRVEAKYLRDRIAEHKGEPIDIAHDVTVTVANVICSMAFGKRYDYEDETFRELSEAVVTVMYEVGAGQIISVFPLLRFVPGVNRASLRLSEQLAKIKHVLKEEIAHHRERLDRENPRDFLDFCLLELEQQEKVDGMTEENVMYMSVDFFVGGIDTTTNTLLWSLLYMTLNPDIQDKVQQELDAVVGESLPALSHRSQLPYVNSCLLEVMRIRSILPFAVPHATTEAVKVLEFDIPESTQVLMNLYSLHKDPAYWPDPDRFNPERFLDTEGNVINKPESFLPFSGGRRVCLGEQLARMELFLFFSTLLQSFTFKTPEGAPPPNADGVFGLSLAPHPFQLCAIPR from the exons ATGGCTGCCGCAGTGTTCAGGTGGATATCTGAGTCCGTCCCGGAGATTTTGCAGATCTCTGGGCTGACTCTGCAGTCTTTTTTCGTCTTCTTGGCGGCCTTTCTCCTGGCATATTTTCTGTTGAAGCGCCCAAGAAACCTTCCTCCATACCCGGCAGGACGTGTGCCTGTTCTCGGGCACCTCCTCGCCTTGGGCCGAGCGCCTCACCTCAAGCTGGCGGCGTGGAGGCGGCAGTACGGGGACGTCTTCACCGTCAGGATGGGGATGGAAGATGTGGTGGTTCTGAACGGCTACACTGCCGTCAAGGACGCGCTCGTGGACAGGTCCGAGCTGTTCGCGTCCAGGCCGCCGAACTACCTGTTTGATGTGGCAGCTGGTTTTGGAAAAG ATGTAGTTGGTGCACGATGGGGGACGGAGTTCAAGCAGAAAAAGAAGTTCGCTACCGCCGCCCTGAGGAACCTGGGCATGAaggtcgggactggcagctttgAGGAGAACATCCGAGTGGAGGCGAAATATCTTCGAGATAGG ATTGCAGAACACAAGGGAGAACCCATTGACATCgctcatgacgtcaccgtgACGGTGGCAAACGTCATCTGCTCCATGGCGTTCGGGAAGCGGTACGACTACGAGGATGAAACGTTCCGCGAGCTCTCGGAGGCGGTTGTCACGGTGATGTATGAGGTTGGAGCAGGACAGATCATCAGCGTCTTCCCTTTGCTACGGTTCGTTCCTGGAG TGAACCGAGCCAGCTTGAGGCTATCTGAACAACTCGCCAAGATCAAACATGTGTTGAAAGAAGAAATTGCTCACCATCGGGAACGTCTGGATCGCGAGAACCCGCGAGACTTCCTCGACTTCTGCCTGCTGGAGCTTGAACAGCAGGAAAAGGTGGACGGTATGACGGAGGagaatgtcatgtacatgtctgtggaTTTCTTCGTTGGGGGAATAGACACCACCACCAACACACTGCTGTGGAGTCTTCTCTACATGACTTTGAACCCCGACATCCAAGATAAG GTGCAGCAGGAGCTTGATGCCGTTGTTGGCGAGAGTCTGCCCGCCCTGTCCCACCGTTCCCAGCTGCCCTACGTGAATTCCTGTCTGCTGGAGGTAATGAGGATCCGCTCAATTCTACCCTTCGCAGTTCCTCACGCCACCACTGAGGCCGTCAAAGTCCTTGAGTTTGACATTCCCGAAAGCACTCAG GTGCTGATGAACCTATACTCCCTCCACAAGGACCCCGCCTACTGGCCTGATCCGGACCGGTTTAACCCCGAAAGGTTTCTGGACACGGAAGGCAACGTCATCAACAAGCCTGAATCTTTTCTGCCTTTTTCAGGAG GCCGACGTGTGTGTCTTGGTGAGCAACTGGCCAGGATGGaacttttcctgttcttctcgaccctgctgcagtccttcaccttcaagacgccagagggcgctcctccTCCAAACGCTGACGGCGTCTTTGGTCTGTCGTTGGCCCCGCATCCGTTCCAGCTCTGTGCGATACCGCGTTAG
- the LOC136421023 gene encoding uncharacterized protein codes for MLSAFLTKMAVIVSWITESVQEILQFSGLTLQTFLVFCMVFLLACALVKRPRNLPPYPAGRVPVLGHLLALGREPPLKLTEWRRQYGDVFTVRMGMEDVVVLNGYTAVKDALVDRSELFASRPPNYLLDAIVGCGKEIVSARWGPEFKQRRKFATAALKNLGMKVGRGSIEEKIREEVNCLRNRITEYDGQPFDISNDLSVAVANIICSMAFGKRYEYGDETFRELLEAVMNVIAELGAGQIISVFPLLRFVPGINRAYMEVLKQNAKIHGVLWDEISRHRENLDRENPRDFLDFCLLELEQQEKVDGLTEENIMYMAQDLFFAGTETSTNTLMWSLLYMTLNPDIQDKIQQELDAVVGKSLPTLSHRAQLPYVNACLLEVMRIRHIAPLIIPHATTETVKVQGYDIPEGTQVLLNMYSLHTDPAYWPYPDRFDPERFLDAEGNVINKPESFMPFGGGRRGCLGEQLARMELFLFFSTLLQSFTFKAPEGAPTPRSDGIFRMTLTPHPFELCAIPRYWPRMAAIVQWIAESAEEILQISRLTLQTFLVLCATFLLAYVVFKRPRNLPPYPAGRVPVLGHLLALGRAPLLQLLTAWRRQYGDVFTIKFGSEDVVVLNGYTAVKDALVDRSELFASRPHNYLFSVVSGCGKGIVFAPRGTPLRQRKRFATTALKNLGMKVGTGSIEENIREEADCLRNRIADYNAEPFDVAHDVTVAIANVICSMAFGKRYEYGDETFRELSEATAHVIDDVGAGQLVSAFPLLRFVPIVNRPSNGLVKELSKIHKVMKEEISRHREHLDRENPRDFLDFCLLELEQQQKVDGLTEENVLYMAQDLFFAGTDSVSNTLMWGLLYMTLNPTIQNKVQEELDAVVGESLPTLSHRSQLPYVNACLLEVMRIRPIGPLAIPHATSQDVNIQGYNVPADTQVFPNLLSLHMDPAYWPDPDRFDPERFLNDEGNVINKPESFMPFGGGQRICVGEQLARMELFIFFSTLLQSFNLATPEGSSPPCNDGLTMIPPPFKLCAILR; via the exons ATGTTGTCTGCATTCTTGACAAAAATGGCCGTAATTGTCAGCTGGATAACTGAGTCCGTCCAGGAGATTTTACAGTTCTCTGGGCTGACTCTGCAGACATTTCTCGTCTTTTGTATGGTTTTCCTCCTGGCATGCGCCCTCGTGAAGCGTCCCAGGAACCTGCCTCCTTACCCGGCAGGACGTGTGCCTGTTCTCGGGCACCTCCTCGCCTTGGGCCGGGAACCTCCTCTAAAGCTGACGGAGTGGAGGCGGCAGTACGGGGACGTCTTCACCGTCAGGATGGGGATGGAAGATGTGGTGGTTCTGAACGGCTACACTGCCGTCAAGGACGCGCTTGTGGACAGGTCCGAGCTGTTCGCGTCCAGGCCGCCAAACTACCTGCTTGACGCGATTGTTGGTTGCGGAAAAG aaaTCGTTTCTGCACGCTGGGGGCCCGAGTTCAAACAGAGAAGGAAGTTCGCTACCGCCGCCCTGAAGAATCTGGGCATGAAGGTCGGACGTGGCAGCATTGAGGAGAAGATCCGAGAGGAGGTGAACTGTCTCCGCAACAGG ATTACAGAATACGATGGACAGCCCTTTGACATCTCAAACGACCTGAGCGTGGCAGTTGCAAACATCATCTGCTCCATGGCGTTCGGGAAGCGCTACGAGTACGGGGACGAAACGTTCCGAGAGCTCCTGGAGGCGGTGATGAACGTCATCGCCGAGCTGGGAGCGGGGCAGATCATCAGCGTCTTCCCTCTGCTGCGTTTCGTTCCCGGGA TAAACCGAGCATATATGGAGGTGCTCAAACAGAACGCCAAGATCCACGGAGTGCTGTGGGATGAGATATCTCGTCATCGCGAAAACCTGGATCGCGAGAACCCGCGAGACTTCCTCGACTTCTGTCTGCTTGAGCTTGAACAGCAGGAAAAGGTGGACGGTCTGACGGAGGAGAACATCATGTACATGGCCCAGGATCTGTTCTTCGCAGGAACCGAGACATCTACTAACACACTGATGTGGAGTCTACTCTACATGACTTTGAACCCCGACATCCAAGATAAG ATACAACAGGAGCTTGATGCCGTTGTTGGTAAGAGTCTGCCCACCCTGTCCCACCGTGCCCAGCTGCCCTACGTGAATGCCTGTCTGCTGGAGGTCATGAGGATCCGCCATATCGCTCCACTCATAATTCCTCACGCCACGACTGAGACCGTCAAAGTACAGGGATACGACATCCCCGAAGGAACTCAG GTGTTGTTGAACATGTACTCCCTCCACACGGACCCCGCCTACTGGCCTTATCCGGACCGGTTTGACCCCGAAAGGTTTCTGGACGCGGAAGGGAACGTCATCAACAAGCCTGAGTCCTTCATGCCTTTTGGAGGAG GGCGACGTGGGTGTCTGGGTGAGCAGCTGGCCAGGATGGAACTTTTTCTGTTCTTCTCGACCCTGCTGCAGTCCTTCACTTTCAAggcgccagagggcgctccaaCTCCTCGCTCGGATGGCATCTTTCGCATGACGTTGACGCCGCATCCGTTTGAACTCTGTGCGATTCCGCGTTA ctggccAAG AATGGCAGCAATCGTCCAGTGGATAGCCGAGTCTGCCGAGGAGATTTTGCAGATCTCTAGGCTgactttgcaaacatttcttgtcCTCTGTGCGACTTTTCTCCTCGCATATGTCGTCTTCAAGCGCCCCAGAAACCTGCCTCCTTACCCGGCAGGACGTGTGCCTGTTCTCGGGCACCTCCTCGCCTTGGGCCGAGCGCCTTTGCTCCAACTCTTGACGGCGTGGAGGCGGCAGTACGGGGACGTCTTCACCATCAAGTTTGGTTCGGAAGATGTGGTGGTTCTGAACGGCTACACTGCCGTCAAGGACGCGCTCGTGGACAGGTCCGAGCTCTTCGCGTCCAGGCCGCATAACTATCTGTTTAGCGTAGTGTCTGGTTGTGGAAAGG GCATAGTTTTTGCACCAAGGGGCACGCCGTTAAGACAGAGGAAGAGGTTTGCCACCACCGCCCTGAAGAATCTGGGCATGAAGGTCGGAACTGGCAGCATTGAGGAGAACATCCGAGAGGAAGCAGATTGTCTCCGCAACAGG ATTGCAGATTATAACGCAGAGCCCTTTGACGTCGCCCATGACGTAACCGTGGCGATTGCAAACGTCATCTGCTCCATGGCGTTCGGGAAGCGCTACGAGTACGGGGACGAAACGTTCCGCGAGCTCTCGGAGGCGACGGCccacgtcatagatgacgtagGAGCGGGGCAGCTCGTCAGCGCCTTTCCTTTGCTACGGTTTGTTCCGATTG TGAACAGACCCAGCAACGGTTTAGTGAAAGAGCTCTCGAAGATCCACAAGGTGATGAAGGAGGAGATATCTCGCCATCGGGAACACCTGGATCGCGAGAACCCACGAGACTTCCTCGACTTCTGCCTGCTGGAGCTGGAACAGCAGCAAAAGGTGGACGGTCTGACGGAAGAGAACGTCCTGTACATGGCCCAGGATCTGTTCTTCGCAGGAACAGACTCCGTCAGTAACACACTAATGTGGGGTCTACTCTACATGACATTGAACCCAACCATTCAAAACAAG GTTCAAGAGGAGCTTGATGCCGTTGTTGGTGAGAGTCTGCCCACCCTGTCCCACCGTTCCCAGCTGCCCTACGTGAACGCCTGTCTGCTGGAGGTCATGAGGATCCGCCCCATCGGACCCCTTGCCATTCCCCACGCCACCTCACAGGACGTGAACATACAGGGATACAATGTTCCTGCAGACACACAG GTGTTTCCGAACCTACTTTCCCTCCACATGGACCCCGCCTACTGGCCCGATCCGGACCGGTTTGACCCCGAAAGGTTTCTGAACGATGAAGGGAACGTCATCAACAAGCCTGAATCTTTCATGCCTTTTGGAGGAG gACAGCGCATTTGCGTTGGGGAACAGCTGGCCAGGATGGAGCTTTTCATATTCTTCTCGACCCTGCTTCAGTCTTTCAACCTCGCAACGCCAGAGGGCTCTTCTCCTCCTTGCAATGATGGCCTGACCATGATTCCGCCTCCGTTCAAGCTCTGTGCGATACTGCGTTAG
- the LOC136449290 gene encoding cytochrome P450 2U1-like, protein MAAFARWITESVQEILQISGLTLEMFLVLCTTFLLVYVIFKRPRNLPPYPAGRVPVLGHLLALGRAPHLKLAAWRQQYGDVFTVRMGMEDVVVLNGYTAVKDALVDRSELFASRPPNCLFDAVTGSGKDIASVPWGTAIRQRRKFTTTALKTLGVKVGSGGIGEKIREEASYLRNRVAEYEGQPFDVAYDLNVAVANVICSMVIGKRYDYTDETFRALSEAVVTVAVKLAAGQIISFFPWLRFVPGVNRARVELLEQNSKLQNVLQEELTRHHERLDRENPRDFLDFGLLELEKQEKVEGLTENIVLHMAQNLFLAGTETASNTLRWSLLYMVLHPNVQKKVQEELDAVVGESLPTLSHRAQLPYVNACLLEVMRIRPLLPVALPHATTQDVKVRDYDIPKGTQVLVNLYSIHKDPAYWPDPDRFDPERFLDAERNVINKPESFLPFSAGRRVCPGEQLAGMELFLFFSTLLQSFTLSTPEGAPPPNTDGVFGLTLTSPPFKICAIPR, encoded by the exons ATGGCTGCATTCGCCAGGTGGATAACTGAGTCCGTCCAGGAGATTTTGCAGATCTCTGGGCTGACCCTGGAGATGTTTCTGGTCCTCTGTACGACTTTCCTCCTCGTATATGTCATCTTCAAGCGTCCCCGGAACCTGCCTCCTTACCCGGCAGGACGTGTGCCTGTTCTCGGGCACCTCCTCGCCTTGGGCCGAGCGCCTCACCTCAAGCTGGCGGCGTGGAGGCAGCAGTACGGGGACGTCTTCACCGTCAGGATGGGGATGGAAGATGTGGTGGTTCTGAACGGCTACACTGCCGTCAAGGACGCGCTCGTGGACAGGTCCGAGCTGTTCGCGTCCAGGCCGCCAAACTGCCTGTTTGATGCAGTAACTGGTTCCGGAAAAG ACATCGCCTCTGTGCCCTGGGGAACCGCCATTAGGCAAAGAAGGAAGTTTACCACCACCGCCTTAAAGACCCTGGGCGTGAAGGTTGGCAGTGGCGGCATCGGAGAGAAAATCCGAGAGGAAGCGAGCTATCTCCGCAACAGG GTGGCAGAATACGAGGGCCAGCCCTTCGACGTCGCTTACGACCTGAACGTGGCCGTGGCGAACGTCATCTGCTCCATGGTGATCGGGAAGCGCTACGACTACACGGACGAGACTTTCCGGGCGCTGTCGGAGGCGGTGGTCACCGTGGCCGTGAAACTTGCCGCGGGGCAGATCATTAGTTTCTTCCCCTGGCTTCGGTTTGTTCCGGGGG TGAACAGAGCCAGAGTCGAGCTGCTGGAGCAGAACTCGAAGCTTCAGAATGTGTTGCAGGAGGAGTTAACTCGTCATCACGAACGCCTGGACCGCGAGAACCCGCGAGACTTCCTCGACTTCGGCCTACTGGAGCTGGAGAAGCAGGAGAAG gtggAGGGTCTGACGGAGAACATCGTGCTGCACATGGCACAGAACCTGTTCCTCGCAGGGACGGAGACGGCCTCCAATACCCTCCGGTGGAGCCTGCTGTACATGGTTCTGCACCCAAACGTCCAAAAGAAG GTACAAGAGGAGCTTGATGCCGTTGTTGGTGAGAGTCTGCCCACCCTGTCCCACCGTGCCCAGCTGCCCTACGTGAATGCCTGTCTGCTGGAGGTCATGAGGATCCGCCCGCTTCTGCCCGTTGCACTTCCCCATGCCACCACTCAAGACGTTAAAGTGCGGGACTATGACATTCCCAAAGGCACCCAG GTGTTGGTAAACCTGTACTCCATCCACAAGGACCCCGCCTACTGGCCTGACCCGGACCGGTTTGACCCCGAAAGGTTTCTAGACGCGGAAAGGAACGTCATCAACAAGCCCGAGTCTTTCCTGCCGTTTTCCGCAG GCCGTCGTGTCTGTCCCGGCGAGCAGTTGGCCGGCATGGAACTCTTCCTGTTCTTCTCGACCCTGCTGCAGTCCTTCACACTCTcgacgccagagggcgctcctccTCCAAACACTGACGGCGTCTTTGGTCTGACGCTGACGTCACCCCCGTTTAAGATCTGTGCGATACCGCGTTAG